The nucleotide sequence tccgataacaacacataaattacgaaCCGTGTAtaacaatgtttatcgcaacataaatacacgggagaattaaaaacataataatctcaagggcgaagtagaagaaagctctctggtggaagttggaaaagggagaatgattgttgcgataaaatactaattatatatatatatatatatatatatatatatatatatatatatatatatatatataatcatatgtataaatattaattactttaattatatatatataaaataaatatagataacatataatttaagatataaattatacataaaatatatgtattaattaggttttataataaatttcacataactacaacacttaatatataaatattataagattaataaatgaaattatttgattgctattatacgtgttaatatacataattgatataggttcgtgaatccgaggccaatcctgcattgttcaatttcgtcatatgtatttttactacaaaatacattactgtgagtttcatttgctctctttttactctttatatttttaggctgagaatacatgcaaatgctttattaactgttttacaataattaaatgtgtgagtttcattattccctttttatatatacttttgggctgagaatacatgcaatgttttaataactattttacaatatttaaaagcgtgagtttcatttgctccctttttactctttatatttttgggctgagaatacatgcaaatgctttattaactgttttacaataattatatgtgtgagtttcattattccctttttatatatatttttgggctgagaatacatgcaatgttttaataactattttacaatatttaaaagcatgagtttcatttgatcccttttactctttacatttttgggctgagaatacatgcaaatgctttattaactgttttaaaatatttatatgtgtgagtttcatttgcctttttaccctttatacttttgggctgagaatacatgcgcaaatttttataaatgttttacgaaatagacacaagtaatcgaaactacattatatggttgaatgatcgaaatcgaatatgcccctttttattaagtctggtaatctaagaattagggaacaggcaccctaattgacgcgaactctaaagatagatctattgggcctaacaaaccccatccaaagtaccggatgctttagtacttcgaaatttatatcatgtccgaaggaggatcccggaatgatggggatattcttatatgcatattgtgaatgtcggttaccaggtgttcaatccatatgaatgatatttttgtctctatgcatgggacgtatgtttatgagaaatggaaatatgaaatcttgtggtctattaaaattatggaatgattatttatgttaaactaatgaactcaccaaccttttggttgacacttgaaagcatgtttattctcaggtataaaagaaatcttccgctgtgcattgctcattttagagatattatttggagttattcatgacatctttcaaaagacgttgcattcgagtcgtcgcgttcatcaagattattattaagtctattatagttagatatattatgaagtggtatacctgccgtcaacttttgatgtaatgaaagattgtcttttcgaaaacgaatgcaatgtttgtaaaatgtatcatatagaggtcaagtacctcgcgatgtaatcaactgttgtgaatcgtttataatcgatatggacttcgtccggatggattatgacgggtctctACATTTACATACTTAAAAATCGAACCTGCAACCAGTTTTACCAAGCCGTTAATATGTTCATCATCCCAACTGTGTAGAAGGACCTGTCCAGAGATTAAATTTTGCTTGCCATGGAGGATGTTTCAGTTCTTGAATTCAATGGGATTCCCCCACCATTTAGCAATCGAGTTAAACGTTTCTGAATTCCAATACTTGAATGGGACCCCTTTAATGTCAACCCACACTAATCTACCTGGATTGAAATATTCACCATTCCAAACCTTTAGATCAACAAAACACTTCTTGATGGGACAATTATTTCTATCCAGCAGGTTTTTTTGCAATGGCCGGATTATCACACACAAGCATAACATGTAGACCACCAACATATTTGATATGGATCCCTTCATCACCATTGACCATACCAATAGTAGTAATGAGATTTAACATACCGATGCTTTTCAATTCACCAATGAGAAAATGGTCCTCCAAATCATTGAATGTAGGGTTGCGAGTTACATCAATAAACCTCACCTTTTCGACTTCCCTGGAGTTCTTCCAATCTTTTCTATTTCCCGCTAGTTTTTCTCTTAGGTCTTGCTTCTTAGATGGTAAACGATTGTTCTAACTGCTATCATGGCGAAGGCCAGGAATTGGGTTCTGTCGTGATACCCCATATGCCTCCTTCAGATCCGGAAAGTCACCCCTAGGACCTGCTTTCACCATCGGAGCAGCTTTTGGCATCCAAACAGAATTCACCTTTAGCTTGTTCTCGCCACCATTGTTACGGGTGATACCGGCACCGTTAGGGTTCCTGTTTGTAGCTAAGAACACCCTAATGGATCTCCCATCGAACTTCACAGTTTCAAGTTGCCGGAGGAGATTATTCACATCTCCAACCCCATGAAATCTGGCAAACGCGAATTTATAACCACTTCTTAGTCTTTTGCCGGCAAGATAGATGTCCCTAAGATCACCAAAGGGTTTGAAGATCCGCCAGAGGTCCGAGATGCTCCAATGATTACAGAAGTTGAAGAACATGAATGATGTCAAACGATACCCGAAAAACCTTGAATCTGAACCCCTAGTATTACCCTCGTCGTGAAATCTCTGCTCGTTCGTACGTACCCCGTGTGCATATCTCACTGAAAGATGTTTCTCTCTCCTCTCAGACTCTCTTTCACACACACATGTTTCTCTCCGTTAAATATTCTTTTTAAATCTGATGAGGTTTTCATTTTTCATCGACACAAGATCCACTCAAAGCTTTTGTTTTGAATTTCAGACTTAAGGTAAGGAATGCTTAGCCGATCTTTTCCAAAAATATAGTTGTTACCTTTCTTTCAAATGATATATCCCGTAACCCATTGCCAAATGGAAGATCATGTAAAAATCTTTATACATGGATTTAGGCCGTTGAAAATACTCGAGACGTTGGAAGCGTTTAATTGGTCAAGATTCCACAATTTCCTATCCCACTCAAAAGCGTTTAGTTTGCCCCTTAAGACATCATTCCGCTTTTTCGTATTTAAAATTATTGAAATAGAgtgtttttttttttggtaatcGAGGAAACTATCCTATGAACGAACATATTGGCTCCCTCATAGAAGGTAAAATCTTGGGTAATCAAGtcacccgagcgcgagacctgataccgggtgaattgcgcattatgcgcaccctctagtcacactcctgttttgaacaatttggcacaaCCAGAAATTGAACTCGGGTGGTGAGCTTCATTAGGCAATTCGGTACAAATTATAAAGAGTAAAAGGTAGAAGGTATTCTCTATTCGAGCTACCCGGTAGAACGAGTAATCCGAACTCTTTGCGCACCTTAGCTAGAGTTGTTTGTTCTCATTGAAAAAATTCATAATTATATAACGCATCGACGCATCGTTAACCAGACATAAACTATAGAGAAATAAACATATTTTAAAAACCTCATTGACAATAAAAAAATTTTGAACAGCAAAACTCTTCTATTAGATGGTTTATATCCGAATAAAAACACTCGTTCATTTTTAATTATTTGAAAATGAAAacatttgtatttatttatatatcttttgTATAAATTAATTTAAGAAAATCAAATAAGTATATCCTCGGGTAATTTGGGAATTTACTCATTTAGAGTAGAGCGGTGGAGTTTGGTTGTTTTGACAACTATTGAATTCTCCCACGGGTAATTTGGTACCTTCACAGTTCACAAGCACTTTTAACTAACGACGTTACTTCTTGTCAAAATACTacggacacacacacacacacacacacacacacacacacacacatatatatatatatatatatatatatatatatatatatatatatatataagagatttGTTTAGCTTACTTGTCAACAAAACCATTTTTAAGGGGCTAATGACAAGTGAAATTTACACTTGTCAAATTCTCAATGATTGTGATTAAAACCATTAAATAaatgattaataacaatattagagaataaaaaaattaataaaaaaaataatgagagCAATTTAGTACGGGTAATTATAAGACATTGTTGTAACTAACCAATTAGAAAAATATGATTAATTACAGTAGAACACATCCTTATAACAATATGATTAATTACAGTAGAACACATCCTTATAACAACTCACGAGTCAAATATATTTTGTTTAAGAAAAAAAAACGTATACAGCCCCTTACTCTATAGCAAGCCATATAAATTAATTACCACTTGTGAATTAGTAGACCACTTACGATACATATTCATTATTGTGTCGTTATTCATTTATATGTCATTATTATGAACCAAGATCGCTAGAGAAAAATGTTATGTTTTTATGTAACCAATCTTTAAACAGACTTTGTGtagtcgtgcaacgcacgagctcaaaaactagtataaatataaataatttttcaagaataaagaaaaaaaaagttttttttttttttttttttaacttatatgaGCTTTAATATAGATCAGAAAAATTATACTCCGTATGTTATCTTGGTTACACCATTATTCATTACTAGGGATGAGACATGTACCGTACCGATACCGAAAATAAGGAAAATCGAGAATCGAATACTGTACCGAATATCGAAATCGGTACCGTTCAGTACCGGTATTTTCGGTACTATACACGTTTTTTCCCGAATTTACATTTGTTTTCGATTTTTACTTTTCTTTTTGAATTCACACAACTAATTTTGTCATACAACTAATATTGATATACTTTTTgaattatattcatgtatatatatttttttggtaagcgaggaaaccctgcTATGAATGAGCACATTggcccccatagaaggtaaaacctcgggtgatCAAGCCCCCGAGcgtgagacctggtaccgggtgaattgcgcattatgcgcaccctctagtcacactctctttttgaacaatttggcatagtcaTGAATTGAACCCGAGTGGTGTGCTTCATTGAGCAACTCGATGGCCACTCCGGCAAACCTGAATGGTTTCACGTATATATCTTTTGACAAGGTTTTCATGGTATTTTGAGAAATAGAAGGTTGTGTGAAAGTTGTATGAAGTGATTTGCATGGGTACAGAAACCGAATAGTACCGATACTGTACCGGTACCGATACCGAATGGTACCGATATCAAAATCGTCTCAAATCAAGAACCGATACCGATACCGAATACCATCGGTACGGTATTTAGGTACCGGTACGGTTTCGGTATTTTGAGATTTTTGCTCATCCCTATTCATTATCTCACTCATTTTTTTTCATTACCTcatcatttattttatatatgctAATTAAGATGTTGAATCATATTCACAAGGTTCAACTTTGATCGAATTTAGgcgtattttttaatttttttttttttttcaaggcaAACTACGCCCTTTAtttagattttctttaaatttattTGTGAAAACTTGAAATGCCTTTTCACGCCGAGACAATATATGGGTGAGTAGGATATATAAAGAATAACAAGCTAATGAGATATGTCATTTTTGATGATGAAAtctcttcaaaaacatccatttttgccGTCTCTATTGAACCAGTGATGTAATTAAGTGGACGACTCATTTAATATAAACTCGAGTTCAACTCGATATATACATTTCAAACATGATATTTTAGCTCATACTTGATCAATTCAAACTCGACTTTctccataaaaacatgattatgcaaccttctttGAACCCGTATATTCCAGTTAGCAAAAAATGTACCTCAGTTATATTCAGTGGCAGATCTAGGTTTCGAAGTCACTGGTATTACTagttaaaagttataaaaaaaaattacactatctAGTGGTGtcacatgtaacatcccgcctttttccgtttactttccgtttaactattttaaagtccgttatataattataacatcttccgttaataagcgtttctaaattatctcgtttaggtaattcacgcacccgcaaccgaactcgatggactagtttcgccaattgaacaaaggtgtgactagatggactagtcaacacccaccacctcttttcatttttcatttcattttccttttctttaatactttcactaaattctctcaaacaccaatccaaagattcaccatctaaatcaaat is from Rutidosis leptorrhynchoides isolate AG116_Rl617_1_P2 chromosome 10, CSIRO_AGI_Rlap_v1, whole genome shotgun sequence and encodes:
- the LOC139871452 gene encoding uncharacterized protein, whose product is MFFNFCNHWSISDLWRIFKPFGDLRDIYLAGKRLRSGYKFAFARFHGVGDVNNLLRQLETVKFDGRSIRVFLATNRNPNGAGITRNNGGENKLKVNSVWMPKAAPMVKAGPRGDFPDLKEAYGVSRQNPIPGLRHDSS